A part of Candidatus Electrothrix aestuarii genomic DNA contains:
- a CDS encoding CpsD/CapB family tyrosine-protein kinase, with amino-acid sequence MKKKRNTPRLWVKEAGKYQKAVESFRTLENTIFRYKEKENVQTILITGVERRVGTSTAAFNLALICAKDMPQQKILLIDTDISSPSLHKSFDFPPSPGAIDFFYGEAMLSEVVQESFLPNLKLIGLGGNSKESISPFTRQSFQDFLQFVKKHYDFIFIDSAPWLNSSHTQRVSLQTDGVIVVAEAYRTHIETVTELYHKLQLNNIFLLGSFLNRRRHPVPQWLYNRI; translated from the coding sequence TTGAAAAAAAAAAGGAATACGCCTCGTCTTTGGGTGAAAGAAGCTGGAAAATATCAAAAAGCTGTCGAAAGCTTCAGAACACTGGAAAATACAATTTTCCGGTACAAAGAAAAAGAGAATGTACAGACAATCCTGATAACAGGTGTTGAAAGGAGAGTAGGAACCTCGACAGCTGCCTTTAACCTTGCGTTGATTTGTGCAAAAGACATGCCCCAACAAAAAATTCTCCTGATTGACACCGATATATCTTCACCAAGCCTACATAAATCTTTTGACTTTCCTCCTTCGCCGGGAGCTATAGATTTTTTTTATGGAGAAGCAATGCTATCCGAGGTTGTACAAGAATCTTTTCTGCCGAACCTGAAATTGATAGGCTTAGGGGGGAATAGTAAAGAGTCCATTTCGCCTTTTACTCGTCAATCCTTTCAGGATTTTCTGCAATTTGTGAAAAAACACTACGATTTTATTTTTATTGATTCAGCACCGTGGCTTAATTCATCGCATACACAACGCGTTTCTTTACAGACGGACGGTGTCATCGTAGTAGCTGAAGCTTATAGGACACATATAGAAACTGTTACCGAATTGTATCATAAGTTGCAGCTTAATAATATTTTTCTTCTCGGCAGTTTTTTGAATCGCAGGCGACATCCTGTTCCTCAATGGTTATATAATCGTATATGA
- a CDS encoding O-antigen ligase family protein: MANNLDTPGKIYIVIGMVLLSGMFQGAIGTGQYVKGAPLGLTFLGEKTSFWGAQEGVNRIGGTIGHPNKFALFLGVLLQVNISSFFARFPKNSKWYLRLTYLLPFAPMLFALLVSFSRSGWASFLIGGVINCSWCMGKRTGKKILSFLLVSGFFVCFAILIFLTVESVRNRLLMDDKGAAEVRHPLAQVAWNIIEDKPWLGIGLNNYCSGYPEYDDTEFAVSIVFPLMVHNEFLLIAAETGIPAFLCFIYILCWLFFTLWRISRIEYSPVIPYLAIGFFSGFTGWCIHNQKEFAYVLFSTRTWFYIGIILSMKFFLEKEIKERFVVARQHLPVESCLISFQVTR; the protein is encoded by the coding sequence GTGGCAAATAATCTTGATACACCGGGAAAAATTTATATCGTCATCGGAATGGTTTTACTTTCTGGTATGTTTCAAGGTGCAATCGGCACAGGACAATATGTCAAAGGAGCCCCGTTGGGCCTAACATTTCTTGGTGAAAAAACATCATTCTGGGGGGCTCAGGAGGGCGTAAACAGAATAGGCGGCACAATCGGTCATCCCAATAAATTTGCTCTTTTTCTTGGGGTATTGCTGCAGGTGAATATATCTTCTTTTTTTGCCCGATTTCCTAAAAATTCCAAATGGTATCTCCGCCTGACCTATCTTCTGCCATTTGCCCCTATGTTATTTGCATTACTAGTCAGTTTTTCAAGAAGTGGTTGGGCCTCCTTTTTGATAGGAGGTGTAATTAACTGCTCTTGGTGTATGGGGAAACGCACAGGAAAAAAAATACTTTCCTTTCTGTTGGTTTCAGGTTTTTTTGTATGTTTTGCGATTTTGATATTCCTTACTGTAGAATCAGTAAGAAATAGATTGCTTATGGATGACAAAGGAGCTGCTGAAGTCCGGCATCCCCTGGCCCAGGTAGCTTGGAATATCATCGAAGATAAACCATGGTTGGGGATAGGGTTAAATAACTATTGCTCAGGTTATCCAGAATATGACGACACAGAGTTTGCTGTTAGTATTGTTTTTCCGTTAATGGTTCATAATGAATTTTTATTGATCGCCGCTGAAACAGGTATTCCGGCCTTTCTTTGCTTTATTTATATCCTTTGCTGGTTGTTTTTTACCTTATGGCGTATTTCTCGTATTGAATATAGTCCGGTCATACCGTATCTTGCCATTGGTTTTTTTAGCGGATTTACCGGTTGGTGTATTCATAACCAAAAAGAATTTGCATATGTTCTTTTTTCAACTCGTACTTGGTTCTATATAGGCATTATATTGTCCATGAAATTTTTTCTCGAAAAAGAGATAAAAGAGCGATTCGTGGTTGCTCGGCAGCATCTGCCTGTTGAATCGTGCCTCATTTCCTTTCAAGTAACGAGGTGA
- a CDS encoding flippase, whose amino-acid sequence MASPNPYKVIFKNTVVLTAARLFSRILQFFFFIYAARSLGPKYFGIFSFAYVLVRILEISMDMGVSRYSVQQVSRDLQKAPQYLGASLTIKIFLIISGYLLIIGTGYIMNGDALSMKVLFLLAAVAVFDNLALPFGSVFGAHQKMEYSAVIISVSNLTMCLVGFTFLYYSKDILLFCLAFVIGAFLRLSFNVFWCIKKYGMPEFNNFNRFSLWDLLKKSIPFSLMNIFVTIYYHVDSVMLQVFDGYKVVGQYNAAYRLIDAPLFISMSVTTALFPAISRLYYKKENQKLQKLISESFKKILATGLFISITAAFLADDLISIIYGEEYAAAADVLPVLIFGVACIMPGSICNTVVRASDRQSLSAIIAGGGVIFNIVLNLLLIPKYSLLGAAWATLATEMIMAGIYTVAVKEHIKLLFKLDQIIRILIFPLLLVIFLYVTQAAGVWFQLIGAGVSFFPFMLITGLITRKELTSLLERK is encoded by the coding sequence ATGGCAAGCCCTAATCCATACAAAGTTATATTTAAAAATACTGTTGTGCTGACAGCGGCACGACTTTTTAGCAGGATACTTCAATTCTTCTTTTTCATATATGCAGCCCGCTCTCTAGGTCCAAAGTATTTCGGAATATTCTCTTTTGCCTATGTCCTCGTCAGGATACTGGAAATATCAATGGATATGGGCGTTTCACGGTACAGCGTTCAACAGGTAAGTCGAGACCTCCAAAAGGCTCCTCAATATTTAGGAGCAAGTTTAACCATAAAAATCTTTCTTATTATATCCGGTTATCTTCTCATCATAGGCACCGGTTATATAATGAACGGCGATGCTCTCAGCATGAAGGTCCTATTTCTTCTGGCAGCAGTGGCAGTGTTCGATAACCTTGCCTTGCCTTTTGGCTCTGTATTCGGTGCCCATCAAAAGATGGAATATTCCGCCGTAATTATTTCTGTAAGTAATTTGACCATGTGCCTGGTCGGTTTTACTTTCTTATATTACTCGAAGGATATCCTTCTATTTTGCCTTGCTTTTGTTATCGGTGCCTTTCTCCGTTTAAGTTTCAATGTGTTCTGGTGTATAAAAAAATACGGGATGCCGGAATTTAATAATTTCAATCGATTCTCCCTTTGGGACTTATTGAAAAAAAGCATTCCGTTCTCTCTGATGAATATCTTTGTTACAATTTATTATCATGTAGACAGTGTCATGTTACAAGTATTTGACGGTTACAAAGTTGTCGGGCAATATAACGCAGCCTATAGACTGATAGATGCTCCGCTTTTTATCAGTATGTCAGTCACAACAGCACTCTTCCCGGCAATTTCTCGTCTATATTACAAAAAGGAGAACCAAAAATTACAAAAATTGATATCAGAATCATTTAAAAAAATTTTAGCAACAGGATTATTTATTTCAATAACAGCGGCGTTTCTGGCTGACGATCTGATATCAATTATCTACGGAGAAGAATACGCAGCAGCAGCGGATGTCCTGCCGGTGTTAATTTTTGGTGTAGCATGTATTATGCCAGGGAGTATCTGTAATACTGTTGTCCGTGCCTCAGACCGTCAGTCTCTCAGCGCAATTATCGCAGGAGGAGGCGTGATATTTAATATCGTGCTCAATTTACTTCTGATCCCTAAATATTCTCTTTTAGGGGCAGCTTGGGCCACACTTGCTACTGAAATGATCATGGCTGGCATATATACAGTTGCAGTAAAAGAGCACATAAAACTGCTTTTTAAGCTGGATCAAATTATTAGGATTTTAATATTTCCTCTTCTTTTAGTCATATTTTTGTACGTAACACAAGCTGCCGGTGTGTGGTTTCAACTTATAGGAGCTGGAGTGTCTTTCTTTCCTTTTATGCTGATAACCGGCTTGATCACCAGGAAAGAACTCACCTCGTTACTTGAAAGGAAATGA
- a CDS encoding Calx-beta domain-containing protein, with protein sequence MKRSCILLLMMLILTSAGCKKDKENKQKVSQTAATTNQLSNIYSRNNEPAQISISTSSVTEGGEGITSTLVLPVTCSVEPRKNRDVTVKWSTSDATGTSEAQATAGEDYTPSNGSITFKNGESLQQQIAISVKGDVNVEEDEIFIVTLEQPVNAIIANSIGEALIINDDSEISQIPDPTPISDNYMLIKKNDLENLPTNGPEWDYLKDQADKAVGFVLDASSEYSPWLPNFNDRNRLPAKYLGAALVYASSYSGDKEPYKQAVKNALRHIIGSEEEPSTDGVPAYDAMLATARQLPAWIMAADLIGFDRTLTGTRTKLGSSTGTDWTKTTFEEWLSSLMTKEIGESPRWTTIVGTQEDSAANWAAHSTASRIAACLYLNDTAQLEKAITVMKGFLGDTASYPTSPPVGTPGFIPTNGFDSSWACNFKTETGGWHPINSSACGSEMDGIVVEDIGRSKGAYPDWDAKGISYAYETLSGLYLAAILLERHGEPAFSWSNEALKRAILWINRQGQIPSINNYECERHIIWIANHFYGLNLPTQPPSRGRGLAFTDWLFP encoded by the coding sequence ATGAAACGATCTTGCATCTTATTGTTAATGATGCTGATTCTAACATCAGCGGGATGTAAAAAAGATAAAGAGAACAAGCAAAAGGTATCTCAAACAGCCGCAACAACAAACCAACTATCTAATATATATAGTAGAAATAACGAACCAGCTCAAATCTCTATTAGTACGAGTTCCGTTACAGAAGGTGGAGAGGGGATAACTAGCACTCTTGTTCTTCCGGTTACCTGTTCAGTGGAACCTCGTAAAAACAGGGACGTCACCGTGAAATGGTCAACATCTGATGCAACAGGAACGAGTGAAGCTCAAGCCACAGCCGGTGAGGACTACACGCCAAGCAACGGAAGCATAACCTTTAAAAATGGCGAGAGCTTGCAACAGCAAATAGCAATCTCCGTAAAAGGTGATGTTAATGTGGAAGAGGACGAAATATTCATAGTAACCCTTGAGCAGCCTGTTAATGCGATTATTGCGAATAGTATTGGCGAGGCATTGATCATCAATGATGATTCCGAAATATCTCAGATTCCAGATCCCACACCTATTAGCGATAATTATATGTTAATTAAAAAAAATGATCTGGAAAATCTTCCAACTAATGGGCCCGAATGGGACTACCTTAAAGATCAAGCTGATAAAGCAGTAGGATTTGTGCTTGACGCATCATCAGAATATTCTCCGTGGCTTCCGAATTTTAATGATAGGAATAGACTTCCTGCAAAATACCTTGGAGCGGCACTTGTGTATGCCAGCTCCTATAGTGGAGACAAGGAGCCCTACAAACAGGCTGTAAAAAATGCACTACGGCACATTATAGGTTCCGAGGAGGAACCGAGTACAGATGGTGTACCTGCATATGACGCAATGCTTGCGACAGCACGTCAGTTGCCCGCTTGGATTATGGCGGCTGATCTTATTGGTTTTGATCGGACCCTTACAGGGACACGTACAAAACTTGGTAGTTCTACCGGTACAGATTGGACAAAAACGACATTTGAAGAATGGCTCTCCAGCTTGATGACTAAAGAGATCGGAGAAAGTCCGAGGTGGACGACGATTGTCGGAACACAGGAAGACTCCGCAGCCAACTGGGCCGCTCACAGTACAGCTTCACGTATAGCGGCTTGCTTGTATCTTAATGATACAGCACAGCTTGAGAAGGCAATTACTGTCATGAAAGGGTTTCTTGGTGATACAGCTTCATACCCTACCTCTCCGCCTGTCGGCACCCCAGGCTTCATACCCACCAACGGTTTTGACTCCTCCTGGGCATGTAATTTCAAAACAGAAACAGGAGGTTGGCATCCAATTAATTCGAGTGCATGTGGTTCTGAAATGGATGGTATTGTTGTTGAAGATATTGGACGCTCTAAAGGTGCTTATCCAGATTGGGATGCTAAGGGGATCAGTTATGCCTATGAAACTCTTTCAGGATTGTATTTGGCCGCTATCCTCCTAGAACGACATGGAGAGCCAGCATTTTCATGGAGCAATGAGGCGCTCAAAAGAGCTATATTGTGGATTAACAGGCAAGGCCAGATACCGAGTATTAATAATTATGAATGTGAAAGACACATTATATGGATTGCCAACCACTTTTACGGACTTAATCTACCGACTCAGCCACCAAGTAGGGGACGGGGTCTGGCATTTACAGATTGGCTCTTTCCGTAA